TTCACCCTGCCCGTCTCCGCCCTCCTCCTCCTCTTCGGCGCAGGCTCGGTCGGCTACGACGTCAAACTGCGCTGGCGCATCTACTGGCGGCGCAAAAAACGCCCGAACGGCAAACACGGCGTAATATCAAGTTAAGGCCGCTTACCCGCCACGCTAAGTCCCGCTATATTCCGCAAGTTTTCAAACCCACCCCGAAAGGACAACCCATGAAACCCTTCACCACCCTCACCGCCGCTGCCGTCGCCTGCACCCTCGCCCTCAGCGGCTGCATCACCTACGCCGACGGCACCCAGAAAGCCAGCAAAACCGCCATGTACGGCCTCGGCGGCGCGGCCGTGTGCGGCATCATCGGCGCACTGAGCCACGGCAGCAAAGGCGCGCGCAACTCCGCCCTCGCCTGCGGTGCAGTCGGCGCGGGCGTAGGTGGCTACATGGACTACCAAGAGAAAAAACTGCGCGAAAACCTCGCCAACACCGGCGTGGACGTCCAACGCAGCGGCGACCAAATCAAACTCGTCATGCCCGAAAACGTAACCTTCGCCACCGGCAGCGCCACCCTCAGCACCAACGCGCAAAACGCCCTCGCCGCCGCCGCGCAAACCCTCACCCAATACCCCGACACCACCCTGTCCATCAACGGCCACACCGACAACACCGGCTCCGACGCCATCAACGCCCCCCTGTCGCAACGCCGCGCCCAGGCCGTCGCCAGCTTCCTGCAATCGCGCGGCGTAAACGGCAGCCGCCTGGCCACCTACGGCCACGGCTCGCGCCAGCCCGTCGCCAGCAACGCCACCGCCGAAGGCCGCGCGCAAAACCGCCGCGTCGAAATCCTGATCAACCCCGACCAAAACGCCGTCCGCGCCGCCCAGCAGCAAATCCGCTAGGACGTGTTGACAATCAACATGCCCCAGACCCGCGCCGCAAACGCAAAAGGCCGTCTGAAAACCTTGAAACGGGTTTTCAGACGGCCTTTTGACACTTACGTAGGGTGTCGCCCCAAGGCGACGCACACGTTCCCCGCCGCATCACGGATTTCCGCCATGCCACGGGCAACCCGCCGAAACCGCGTGCGTGGCTGCGCCACACACCCTACTGATGCGCCGAACATGGGCGGCAGACAACAGGAGGCCGTCTGAAAACCTGAAAACGGGTTTTGGCTGCGCCGAAGCTACGCTTTCAGACGGCCTTTTTCCGATACGGAGGCATTTCAGGCAAAAGGGTTAAACAACCGCACGCCCGTCCGCTCGAAATCTGCGGTGTTGCGCGTTACCAATATCAAACGGTGCTGTTTGGCCGTCGCCGCTATCCATGCGTCGTTTTCCGGGCTTTTGTCGGGAATGTGCAGGGCGGTGCATATGGCGGCGGTGTCGGCATCTATCGGGAGAATCCGCCCTGAAAATGCGGGTTTGACAACTTCGTCCAGCCAGCGGCGCAATACCGCCCCTTGCGTCTTGTCTTTGCGCTCCATGCCCAAAACACCTCGTTCCAATTCCATTATGACGACTGCGCTGGTGTAAAAGACATTTTGTCCTTTGCCTGCCAGCCAAGCCTTAAAGGCTGGATTCATGCGTTCGGACGGCGTGTTTCGCTGATGGCATTGGTATCCAGCAGATACATTAGATACATTATTCAAACTCCGCAGGCCGGCGTTGCGCCCGGCTGCGCGGGCGGATTTCAAACTCTATGTCTGCCATTTCGGCAGCCAAATCCGCTGCCGGAGTCAGCGCATCCAGCATACTTTTGACGGTTTGCCCTGCCGCCAGCCGCGCATATTCCGCATGGCTCATCAATACCAAATCGGATTTGCCCCTGTTGGTTATCGGAACGGGAGCGGTATGCGCGGCCTTTTGTACTTGACCGGTACTCCGGCTAAATTCCCTACTGCTGTAAATCTTCATGGCGCGGCCTTTCCGTATCAATGTCGGTACGGAATTATACGGCATCCGACAGCGTGTAAAGCATTCAGGCGAAGCGGAGGGGCAGACGTTTGAAACGCTTAAAGGCCGTCTGAAAACCCGTTTTACCGGTTTTCAGACGGCCTTTTTGCATGGCAGGGCGGCGGGTTCAGCGTTTTTTGCCGTCTGCCGTTTTGCCGCTGCTGCGGTTTTTGGCCGTGCTTTTTTTGCGGCGTTTGGCGGCGGGGTTTTGTTTCCCGCCGTCTGCAGGGGCGGTTTCGGCGGGGGGCGGGGTGGGGGCGGGTTTGCCCGATACAAGGGTGATTCTGCCGTTTACGGTGGCCAGTACGCGGGCGGTTTTTGCCGTTTGGCTGCTTGGTTCGGGCTCGCGGGCGGCGGGGGACGGGGTTTGCGCCGCGCCTTCGGCGGTTTTGGCTTTGCAGGGGCGGGTTTTGCCGCTTTGGTTTTCGGATTCGGCGGCGGGGGATTTTTCAGACGGCCTCTTGGTGGCGGTATCGGGCGGGGCGGCGGGAGTTGGGGCTTGGCCGCCGTTTTTGCTTTTTTCAGACGGCCTTTCTGTGTTTTCAGACGGCTTTTGTCTGCCTGCGGCGGCGTTTTTGTTTTTGCCGCGTTTGGTTTGGCCGCCGGTAACGAGGGTGAGGTCGATTTTGCTGGTGTCGAGGTCGGCGCGGGCGACGCGGACGGTTACGCGTCCGCCCATTTCAAAGCGGATGCCGCTGCGTTCGCCTTCGATGCGCATGGCTTCGGGGCGGTAGTTGAAATAGTCTTCGCCCAGGTCGCTGATGTGCACCATGCCTTCGATGTGGATGCCGTCGAGGGTTACGAAGAGGCCGAAGTTGGCCATGCCGGTGATGCGGCCTTCAAACACTTCGCCGACTTTGTCGCGCATGTAGTAGGTTTTGAGCCAGCTTTCCACGTCGCGGGAGGCTTCGTCGGCGCGGCGTTCGCAGGCGGAGGTGTGGACGGCGGCTTCGTTCCAGGAGGGCGGGGCGTATTCGCCGCCTTCGAGCAGGGCGCGGATGGCGCGGTGCACCATGAGGTCGGGGTAACGGCGGATGGGGGAGGTGAAGTGGGCGTAGTGTTCGTAGGCGAGGCCGAAGTGGCCTTGGTTTTCGGCTTCGTAAACGGCCTGCTGCATGGAGCGCAGGAGCATGGTTTGGATGAGCTCGCGGTCGGGGCGGCCGGCGATTTTGTCGGAGAGTTCGGCGTAGTCTTTTGGGGTGGGTTTGTCGCCGCCGCCGAGGGCGAGGCCGAGCAGGGCGAGTTGTTCGCGCAGGGCGGCGAGTTTTTCGGGGGTGGGGCCGAGGTGGTTGCGGAACAGGGCGCGGCGTTTGTGCGCGAGCAGGAAGTCGGCGGCGCAGACGTTGGCGGCGAGCATGCATTCTTCGATGAGTTTGTGCGCGTCGTTGCGCTCTACGGGGATGATGCGTTCGATTTTGCCGTTGTCGTCGAACAGCATTTGTGTTTCGACAGTTTCAAATTCCATCGCGCCGCGCTGGCGGCGTTTTTTGTGCAGGATTTGGAAGAGTTTGTAGAGGGTTTCGATTTGGGCTTTGTGCGGGTAGTCGCCGCCGGCTTCGATGTTTTGCCAGACTTGGTCGTAGGTGAGGCGGGCGTGGGAGCGCATTACGGCGGGGTAGAAGCGGTAGGCTTTGATGTTGCCGGCGTAGGTTACGGTCATGTCGCACACCATGCACAGGCGTTCGACTTCGGGGTTGAGCGAGCAGATGCCGTTGGAGAGGTTTTCCGGCAGCATGGGGATGACGCGGCGGGGGAAATAGACGCTGGTGGCGCGTTCGTAGGCGTCGCGGTCGATGGAGCTGCCGGGGCGGACGTAGTGGCTGACATCGGCGATGGCGACGACGAGGCGGTAGTTGCGGCCTTGTTTTTCGGCGTACACGGCGTCGTCGAAGTCGCGGGCGGTTGCGCCGTCGATGGTGATCAGCGGCAGATCGCGCAGGTCTTCGCGGCCTTTGCGCTCGGCGGGGCGGACTTTGTCGGGGATTTTGGCGGCGGATGCGGCGCATTCGGGCGAAAATTCGTGCGGCAGACGGTGTTTGCGCACGGCGATTTCGATTTCCATACCGCTGTCGGCATAGTCGCCCAGCACTTCCAGCAGTTTGGCCACGGCGGGCTGGTGGTTGTGCGGATAGCTTTCGATGCGGGCGGAAACGACCTGCCCGGGCTGCGGCTTGAACGCGGCCACGGAATCGGGTTCCAAAATGACGGACTGGCACAGCCGCTTGTCTTCGGGCTCCATAATCGCCACGCCGTGTTCGATGTAGAAGCGGCCGACCACTTCGGTTTGCGCCCGTTCGATGATGTCGAGTACCTGCCCTTCGCGGCGGCCGCGCCGGTCGGTGCCGGCGGGGCGCACGGTGATAATGTCGCCGTGCATCAGGTCGCGCATTTCGCGCTCGTACAACACGAAATCGGCCTGCTTGGGCTGCTTGTCGAGCGGCACGGCGAAACCGAAGCCGTCTTTGTGCGCTTCGACGCGGCATTTGACCAGTTCCAGCTTCTGCGCCGCGCACACCGCGCCGCGCCGGTTGATCAGCACCTGCCCGTCGCGCGCCATCGCTTTGAGGCGGCGTTCAAAGAAAACATATTCGTCTTCTTTCACCGACAACATGGCCGCCAGCGCGGGCATGCCCAGTGGCACGCCTTCTTTTTCGATGATCTCGATGATCCATTCGCGGCTGGGCAGGGGAAATTCGTAACGCTGCCGCTCCCGCGCGAGGAAGGGGTCTTTTTCGCGCAGGTTTAATGCGTTATCTTTTTTCTTGGTTTTTCTCATTGACATTCTTTCGGCGGAATATATAATGCGCGGATTCGGTCGGACGTTACTTTAACGCAAGACGGTTCTTAAAGCAAAGCCCGGGTGGCGGAATTGGTAGACGCGCCAGCTTCAGGTGCTGGTATCCTCACGGGTGTGGAAGTTCGAGTCTTCTCCCGGGCACCAAACGCTGCTTTAAGAAGAAAAACAGATTGCCCAGGTGGCGGAATTGGTAGACGCGCCAGCTTCAGGTGCTGGTATCCTCACGGGTGTGGAAGTTCGAGTCTTCTCCTGGGCACCAGACATAAAAAACAGCCCCGCTTTGCGCGGCTGTTTTTTTCGCCCGCCGTTTGGCCGCCGCTTTCGGACGGCCGTGTTTTATATTGCAACACAATAAAAGCACACACTTGCACCGGCAACAGGAACGCGGCTCATAAAGCAGGGCGTGCCGCTCCTGCGGCGCACGCGTTCTTTATTGCGCAGGCCGTCTGAAAACCGCGTTTTGCAGTTTTCAGACGGCCTTTTTGCTGCGTGCGGATTTGTGTTTGAAGCGGCCGTTATCGAAACGGAAACCGCGTGCGTGGCTTGCGCCGCCCACCCTACCTTGGCGGCAGAGGCCGTCTGAAAACCGCAAAACGGGTTTTCAACCAAGGCGGCTTGGGTCGAGACCCGACAATCGCGCATCCCGCCCCGCTGATGTTGGGTTTGCAACCCAAGCTACCTGCTGCTGTCCCAAAGCGGCGCGGTTTTTACCACACAAAGGCCGTCTGAAAACCGTAAAGCGGGTTTTCAGACGGCCTTTTCAAACGGCAAATCAGTGCAGTGGCGGCAGTCCCATCAGTTCGTTGAGGAAGTTGGCGAAGGCGGGGTTGGCGGGTTTGTTCTGCATGTGCGGCCAGCGGGTCTGCCAGCCTTTGAGGGCGTTGCCGATGTATTGTTTGGACTGGCTGCTGTTGATTGCGCCGCGCTGGCTGTCTACGGCGGAGCGCAGGTACACGTCGTACACGCTGTCGTCGACGGGATTGTTGCCGACCAGGCGGATGCGGAAGCGGTTGAGCTGCTGGGCGGCCTGGACTTTAGTGATTTTGCCCTGCCCCACCTGGTCGCTGAGGCGGGTGGCTTCGTCGCGGATTTTGGCCACGTCCGCCCAGTGGCTCGCGGCGAGGCGGTAGGTGCCGGGTTGGCTTTGGACGGCGGGGGTCGGGCGTTTGCCCATGCCGGGGATGACGGTGGTTTCGCAGCCGACGAGGGCGGCGCAGGCAAGCAGGACGGGAAGGTATTTTTTCATGGCGTTATCGACTCTCTGTTGCAGGATGTTCCGGTGTGCGCCGCCGGCGGGCGCGCAGGCGGCGCAAAATACCATATTGCGCTGCGGGTTTACAAGTTTTATCAAACGAAGGCAGGCAGCCGGTGGGTTCCGGCTGCCTGCGTTGCGGCGGAATGCGTTAGAACCTGTTTGGTGTCTCTGACACGGCCGCTGCCGCGCAGAGACGCCGAACAGGTTCTTATGCGAGGTCGGCAAACAGGGGGGTGGACAGGTAGCGTTCGCCGTAGGAGGGGATGAGCACGACGATGAGTTTGCCCCGGTTTTCTTCTTTGGCGGCAAGCTGCAACGCGCTCCAAATGGCCGCGCCGGAGGAAATACCGACAAGGATGCCTTCTTTTTCGGCGGCGGCGCGGGCGGTGGCGAAGGCGTCTTCACCGGTTACGCGGATGACTTCGTCGTAGATTTTGGTGTTGAGGATGCTGGGGATGAAGCCCGCGCCCAAGCCCTGGATGGGGTGGGGGCCTTTTTCGCCGCCGCTCAATACGGGCGAGGCATCCGGTTCGACGGCAACGATTTTCACGCCGCTTTTGCGCGATTTGAGCACTTCTCCCACGCCGGTAACGGTGCCGCCGGTGCCGACGCCGGCCACGAAGATGTCAACCTGGCCGTCGGTGTCGCGCCAGATTTCTTCGGCGGTGGTTTTGCGGTGGATTTCGACGTTGGCAGGGTTGTCGAACTGGCGGGGCATGAAGTAGGTGTCGGAATTTTCTTCCACCAGGGCTTTGGCGCGGGCGATTGCGCCGTTCATGCCTTCGGCGGCGGGGGTGAGGATGAGTTCGGCACCGAAGGCACGCAGCAGCATTTTGCGCTCTTTGCTCATGCTTTCGGGCATGGTGATGACGAGTTTGTAGCCGCGCGCGGCGCAGACCATGGCCAGGCCGATGCCGGTGTTGCCGCTGGTGGCTTCGACGATGGTGGTGTTTTTGTTGATTTTCCCTTCTTTCTCAGCCGCTTCGATCATGGCTTCGGCGATGCGGTCTTTCACGCTGCTGCCGGGGTTGAAGAATTCCAGTTTGGCGACAACGCGGCCGGGCAGGCCTTCGGTGAGGCGGTTGAGCTCGACCAGCGGGGTGTTGCCGATGAGGTCGGTGATGTTTTTTGCGATGTTCATGATGTTTCCTTGCGTTGAAAAAGGGGATTGGGGCGGCATGGTAAGAGAAGGCCGTCTGAAAACAAAATAATTTCTTGGCGCGGCGCGGCAAACTAAAAGTTATAAGAAGCGGTTTCAGAATGCGCCCGGCCACAGCGCGGCGGCAGCGTAAGCGGTTTGCGCCACGAGCGTCAGCAGCAGCCCGGCCTGTATCCCGCGCACGGAAAACGCGGCCATCGGGCGGCCGTCGAAGCGGCCGTGCAGGGCGGACACGGCCATCAGCAGCAGCTGCATGGCCAGCCAGTAAACGGGTTGCAGCAAGGCAAGGTCGGCAAGCACCGGCAGCAGGCGCGGCGACAGGCCGTCCGGCCAGGCCTGCCACACCAGCAGCAGCACAAGGGCGTGCGCCAGAGCCATCGCCACGCACGAGGAGGCGAACAGCACGGGCAGCGGGCGCACTCCGGCTTCGTAATACGCGCCGTCTGCCGCGCGGCGGCCGTTCAGCAGCAGGAACAGCAGGCAGGCGGGGGCGATGTAAAGCTGCGGCATATAAAGGAAAACAGTGGAAGTCGGCGAGAGAAAGCCCGGCAGCAGCCACGCGCCCGCGCGCCCCGCCAGCAGCCAGAGGAACAACGCCGCCAACAGCCACGAGAGGCGGCGGCTTTGCGCCACGGCGGCCAGAAACAGCAGCACATAGGCGGCGGCGCAGAACAAGTCGGGGCGGATGATGCTCATCGGCCGCTTTCTTGGTAGGAAATCACGCCGTCGAACACGGTTTGCGCCGGCCCGGTCATCATCACACTGCCGCCTTCCCGCCAGCTGATGCGGAGGCGGCCGCCCGGCAGCGACACTTCCACCGGCTCGCCCGCAGCCAGCAGGCCAAGGCGCACGCCGTGCACCACCGCCGCGCACGCGCCCGTGCCGCAGGCCTGCGTTTCGCCCACGCCGCGCTCGAACACGCGCAGGCGGATGCGGTGCGGGTCGAGCACCTGCATAAAGCCGATATTGGCTTTTTCGGGAAACTGCGGATGCGTTTCCAAAGCCGCGCCCAGCGTGGCGACGGGCGCGGCGTCGGTGTCGTCCACCGTCAGCACCGCGTGGGGGTTGCCCATGTTCACCAGCCCCACGGACACGGCCGCGCCGTTGGCGGCGATGTCGTGGCGCAGCGCGTCCTCGGCCGCACCTTCGGCGGGCAGGAAGGGGATTTCAGACGGCCTCAGGCGCGGTTTTCCCATGTCCACCGTAACTAGGCCGCCCTCTTCCAGCTTGGGCACGATGATGCCGCGCGCGGTTTCCACCACGATTTCGCGCTTGTCGGTCAAGCCCTTGTCGGCCACGAAGCGGGCGAAGCAGCGCGCGCCGTTGCCGCACTGCTCCACTTCGCCGCCGTCGGCGTTGAAAATGCGGTAGCGGAAATCGGCCTCGGGCGAGACGGGTTGTTCCACCAGCAAAAGCTGGTCGAAACCGATGCCGGTGTGCCGGTCCGCCCACGCGGCGATGGGCGCGGCGGCGGGGTCGAAGGGCTGCGAGATGCCGTCGATAACGGCAAAGTCGTTGCCCAAACCGTGCATTTTGGTGAATTTCAAAACGGCCATAACGGATTCCTGAACGCCTTGTTGCAAACCGCACCGCAGGGTTGCCCGAACGGCGCGTGTGTCGGTACAAAAGGCCGTCTGAAAATATTTTCAGACGGCCTCAAAGCCTGATACGGAGACTATTTGCCTGCGGCTTCGGCTTTTTTCAGCAGATCGAAAAGCTGGTCTTTCAGAGCCAGTTTTTTGATTTTCAGCGCGTCGATTTCGTCCTGCGCGGACACGCTGGCGACGGGGTCGTTTTCCAAGCCGGAGATTTTGTCGTCCAGCTCGTTGTGTTCTTCAAAAACACGGGCAAAATGGGGGTCTTCCTGTTTCAGTTTGGAAATCAGATCGCGGTATTCGGGAAACATAATTCGTCCTCATTTATGTAATTGGCGGGAGATGACCCATTCTTTCGGGTTCGCGGCAATTATAACAAACCATACTGCCGCCGACACGCAAATTTTAACCGTTCGCCGCGCGCGCATATGCCGTCGGCGTTTTCAGACGGCCTGTGCGTCTTTCCAAACAGGCCGCAGGCGGGGTAAACTCGACGCCGTTTTGTTTACGAACACGCCAAAGGAACACCGCCATGCGCATTCTGCTCACCGGCGCGAAAGGCCAGCTCGGCCGCGCCGTCCGCGACCGCCTGCCCGACGAGTGGGAACTCATCGCCACCGACTCGAAAACGCTCGACATCACCGACCGCGAAGCCGTTGCCAACATGCTGGAAAACTTCCAGCCCGACGCCGTCATCAACACCGCCGCCTTCGCCGGCTCGGCCGCCGCAGAAGACCGCGCCGCGCGCTTTTTCGCCGTCAATGCCGAAGGCACGCGCAATCTGGCGCAGGCCGCCTTCGCCGTCGGCGCG
The window above is part of the Neisseria bacilliformis genome. Proteins encoded here:
- a CDS encoding OmpA family protein, translating into MKPFTTLTAAAVACTLALSGCITYADGTQKASKTAMYGLGGAAVCGIIGALSHGSKGARNSALACGAVGAGVGGYMDYQEKKLRENLANTGVDVQRSGDQIKLVMPENVTFATGSATLSTNAQNALAAAAQTLTQYPDTTLSINGHTDNTGSDAINAPLSQRRAQAVASFLQSRGVNGSRLATYGHGSRQPVASNATAEGRAQNRRVEILINPDQNAVRAAQQQIR
- the rnr gene encoding ribonuclease R; translation: MSMRKTKKKDNALNLREKDPFLARERQRYEFPLPSREWIIEIIEKEGVPLGMPALAAMLSVKEDEYVFFERRLKAMARDGQVLINRRGAVCAAQKLELVKCRVEAHKDGFGFAVPLDKQPKQADFVLYEREMRDLMHGDIITVRPAGTDRRGRREGQVLDIIERAQTEVVGRFYIEHGVAIMEPEDKRLCQSVILEPDSVAAFKPQPGQVVSARIESYPHNHQPAVAKLLEVLGDYADSGMEIEIAVRKHRLPHEFSPECAASAAKIPDKVRPAERKGREDLRDLPLITIDGATARDFDDAVYAEKQGRNYRLVVAIADVSHYVRPGSSIDRDAYERATSVYFPRRVIPMLPENLSNGICSLNPEVERLCMVCDMTVTYAGNIKAYRFYPAVMRSHARLTYDQVWQNIEAGGDYPHKAQIETLYKLFQILHKKRRQRGAMEFETVETQMLFDDNGKIERIIPVERNDAHKLIEECMLAANVCAADFLLAHKRRALFRNHLGPTPEKLAALREQLALLGLALGGGDKPTPKDYAELSDKIAGRPDRELIQTMLLRSMQQAVYEAENQGHFGLAYEHYAHFTSPIRRYPDLMVHRAIRALLEGGEYAPPSWNEAAVHTSACERRADEASRDVESWLKTYYMRDKVGEVFEGRITGMANFGLFVTLDGIHIEGMVHISDLGEDYFNYRPEAMRIEGERSGIRFEMGGRVTVRVARADLDTSKIDLTLVTGGQTKRGKNKNAAAGRQKPSENTERPSEKSKNGGQAPTPAAPPDTATKRPSEKSPAAESENQSGKTRPCKAKTAEGAAQTPSPAAREPEPSSQTAKTARVLATVNGRITLVSGKPAPTPPPAETAPADGGKQNPAAKRRKKSTAKNRSSGKTADGKKR
- the cysK gene encoding cysteine synthase A; the encoded protein is MNIAKNITDLIGNTPLVELNRLTEGLPGRVVAKLEFFNPGSSVKDRIAEAMIEAAEKEGKINKNTTIVEATSGNTGIGLAMVCAARGYKLVITMPESMSKERKMLLRAFGAELILTPAAEGMNGAIARAKALVEENSDTYFMPRQFDNPANVEIHRKTTAEEIWRDTDGQVDIFVAGVGTGGTVTGVGEVLKSRKSGVKIVAVEPDASPVLSGGEKGPHPIQGLGAGFIPSILNTKIYDEVIRVTGEDAFATARAAAEKEGILVGISSGAAIWSALQLAAKEENRGKLIVVLIPSYGERYLSTPLFADLA
- a CDS encoding type II toxin-antitoxin system prevent-host-death family antitoxin yields the protein MKIYSSREFSRSTGQVQKAAHTAPVPITNRGKSDLVLMSHAEYARLAAGQTVKSMLDALTPAADLAAEMADIEFEIRPRSRAQRRPAEFE
- a CDS encoding YdcH family protein → MFPEYRDLISKLKQEDPHFARVFEEHNELDDKISGLENDPVASVSAQDEIDALKIKKLALKDQLFDLLKKAEAAGK
- the dapF gene encoding diaminopimelate epimerase, translated to MAVLKFTKMHGLGNDFAVIDGISQPFDPAAAPIAAWADRHTGIGFDQLLLVEQPVSPEADFRYRIFNADGGEVEQCGNGARCFARFVADKGLTDKREIVVETARGIIVPKLEEGGLVTVDMGKPRLRPSEIPFLPAEGAAEDALRHDIAANGAAVSVGLVNMGNPHAVLTVDDTDAAPVATLGAALETHPQFPEKANIGFMQVLDPHRIRLRVFERGVGETQACGTGACAAVVHGVRLGLLAAGEPVEVSLPGGRLRISWREGGSVMMTGPAQTVFDGVISYQESGR
- a CDS encoding type II toxin-antitoxin system VapC family toxin, whose product is MNPAFKAWLAGKGQNVFYTSAVVIMELERGVLGMERKDKTQGAVLRRWLDEVVKPAFSGRILPIDADTAAICTALHIPDKSPENDAWIAATAKQHRLILVTRNTADFERTGVRLFNPFA